A segment of the Cellvibrio sp. KY-YJ-3 genome:
ACCTGAGCGATAGCTACCGGTAGTACGGAAACTGAAGGCGTCATTTTCGTAGTAAATAGTGGTACTGGCCGCATCTTTTGACAAACCAATCAAGTCATTGGTCGTGGTCAGCGTGGGTACACCGTTGGCGCTTTGCAACACGTAATCAATATCTGAAGTTACGTGGGTATAGTTTGCCAATAAACCAAAGTCTTGCCAGAAACCTGGCAGGAACGTAAATGGCAATTGCAGATTTAATTCGTAACCTTTGAGTGGGCCACCTTCGGTATTGGTGGAGCGGTTAACCGTAAACAAATCGGTTGCCGTTGCCGCTGAACCTTCTAAGAGTGTGGTAGGTAGACCCAGTTCGGTGTAGGGCACCAAGCTGGAAATAGATTGAATGTAGGTATCTATATCTTTTTCAAAATAAGCGACGGAGGCTAATGCACCTTCATCAAAATACCACTCCAATCCCGCGTCATAGGTTTTGGCGCGAATCGGTTCCAGGAAGGGGTTGCCCACTGATGCTGTGCGTGTGGTTGGGTTCATCGAACCGCTTGGAATTAACAAACCCAATTCCGGACGCGACATTACTTCTGCAAATGAGAAGCGTGCGAGTAATGACGGATTAATTTCCACCACGATGTTGGTGGATGGCAACAAGTCATCGTATTTACGGCCTACAGTGACCGGATTGGCAACGGTGGGGTAAGCCGAGCCTGCAGGTGCTGCAGTGGGAACAAAGCCCAAGCTCTCTTGATCGGTTTCTACGTAGCGCACACCCAAATCACCGCGTATCGGCATGGCAAGTGTGTCGAAGTTGAACTCGGTCATCACAAAGGCGCTATTAATTTTTTCATTCACTTCTGGTGATTGCGCACCGCACTCAGCGCCACACCACACAAAATCGTCAAAGCCTACTGCTTCTTTCCATTTCTCGTGATCGACACCCACGTAATCACCCAGTGTGCCTGAACCTAACACGTCATTTACACCATTAACACTCAATGTGAAGTCCGACACACTCACACCGGCAGGCAAATTGCGGGTTGCTGTGAATGCGGGTGCAACGATTCGGCTGCGGGTTTTGTAGTCACTCTCGCGGCTTTGTGCACCAAACTTGAGTTTGTAGGTTTCGTTTATTTGCCAAGTGAAATTTGCTTCAGCGGTGGTGTTTTCTGTGGTGCGGGTCAGGTTGCGAGTGTTCCAGTTACCCAGTACTGTGCCGTCTGCCAAACCAGCGCCGTATTGGAAAATGGATGGGTCGTTTACATCCACACCGTATTGCAGCAATGGAATATTGCCGCCGTTGCGGAAATCCATCACGTAGTTGTCGGTGTCGATTGCATCCAGGTTAACTGTCAAACGCTCTGGGTTATCAAACTCGGACATAGAATTGCCGAGCAAAATATTCATTTCAAAGTCATCGCTAAAATTGTGTGTCACATTCAAATTAGTTTGACGGAAGGTAGAGGTAAAGCGATCCACCAAACTCTCTGAGCGCAAATCTACACCATCAAATAAACCGTAAACCAATGAACCTTTATCATCGATTTCCAATTCTTTGACTGACACCATTGGTTGGCCATTGTTGTTGGCGTTACGTGCAAAGGAGAGTGCATCAATATAGTTGTCGCGACGCACTACGTCGTATTTTGAGTGCAAGTTATCCAGAGAAATATTGGTATTTTCGTTCGGTTCCCATTCAAGGGTAATAGAGCCACCGGTGCGTTCGGCATCCTGTTCGGAATTCAAATAGCGCGGAATACGCGGCATAAATACACCGCCGCCAAAACTGCCGGAAACGCCGGTGGTAGTGCGCATTAATTCATAAGCTTCGATGCTGCCAGTACGCGGGTTGCCAGTGCTGCAGTTAAGTGCATCGGCACCTTTAGCGGCGTTAGTCGCGGGAACTTGTGTACCGGTGTAACCCACAGGTGAACAGAAACCACCGTTCACATAGCTAGGTAAAATATTTACGGCGGAGTAACCCACTTCACGAATATTGCGTTCGGAGTGAGCGAAGGAAACCAATACGCCAAAAGTGTCATCAGCAAATTTTTTGGCAATCAAACCTGACATGCGTGGGTCAGTCGATTCACTCACTTCATTGTAAACACCGCGCAGTGTACCGGTCATGGTGAGTTCTTCGCTAAACGACAGCGGTTTTGGCGCTTTTAAATCAACCGTTGCACCCAATGAACCTTCTTCAATATCGGCGCTCGGGGTTTTGCGCACGGTCAATTCAGAGAAAATTTCTGATGGAAATACGTTGAAGTCGAAGCTACGGCCCGCGTTACCTGCGCCATAAATGTCGGAAGAACCTGTCTGCGAGGTGCCTTCCATGCCGTTGATGCGTACACGGGTAAATTCTGCACCCAGGCCACGCACTGAAATGTTTTTACCTTCACCGCCGTCGCCACGAGACAAAGCAACACCGGGAATACGCTGCATGGATTCAGCGAGGTTAGAGTCGGGGAACTTACCAATATCTTCAGAAACAATACTGTCTACAGCGGCAGCGCTTTCGCGTTTTTGCATCAGCGCGGTATTCAATGAGGCTCTAAAACCCGTAACAGTCACTTCTTCGAGTTGGTCGTCGCCATTGCCTTGTGCTTGTACTGCCGTGGCAAGGCTCAGGGTGATAACGGCTGCTGCCAATGGGTTGATTGCAAAGCTGGTGTGTTTCATTTGGTTCTCCATTCTTAGAATTAGCGTTGGACAAAACAAAGCACTAAGGAGTTACCCTGTGTTTTTTGGCATCGTAATACAGGTTTTTTTGCAAAACAATCATATTCAATCAATGTCAATCTAAAGGGGTCATTAAGTTCCAATACCATTCGTTACCGGTGACGTAATTTGAGTATTTAGGTAGCAGTAACAGCGCGGTTTGTTAGTTGCCATCCGGTCTCAGGCTGGAAGCCTGTGGGCTAGGTGCCAAAACAAAGTGTTCGACCGGATCTGGTTGTGCGGGGTGGTAAGCCGGTTGATTGGATAGTTGGGCTGCCAACGCCAGTGATGATTGGCGGATGCTCTCTGTTACACAGCGCGCCAATTGATAGGCACCATAGTTGTTGTGGTGAGTGGCATCTTTGCCATTGTCATTAAATGCGAGCGGTGCCTTATTTACACCGAGTGCTTCATAAAGCTGCACGCTCATTTTATCCAAATCGATTAAGGTGATATTTTTTTCGCGCGCTACTTCGCGCACGGCTTGCGGATACAAGCCATGGCTATTAACGATTTTTCCCTGGTCATTAAAAGTGCGGCGCTGCATTGAGGTAATTAATACGGAGGTCGCACCGCGCAGGCGTGCTTCAGCAATAAATACGTTTAAATAATCTTTATAAGTGGTAGTGGCCTCGACGTAGGTTTGTGGCCATTGTTTTTTCTGATCGTTGTGGCCGAATTGAATCAATAAATAATCACCGGCTTTCATGCGTTCAAGCACTTTGGCAAAACGCCCGGCAGTGATAAATGATTTCATCGTCTCGCCGGATTCAGCATGGTTCGCGATGGCGATTTCCCCTTTAAATAAAGGCGCTGTGAAGAAGTAGGGCAACATTTGCCCCCAGCTTGCGGCAGGCTCATAGGGTTGATCGGTTACCGTGGAATCACCTACCAAATAAACAGTGGGCACATTGACTTGTTGCAGGCTTATCGAGCGCACCTGCGGCGCTGCGCCATTAAATTCCAGTGTTAATTTATTATCCCAATGTAAACGGTGTTGCTCTAATTCTTTTAAGGTAACCCGAGTAGCACCTGGTGCGTTTAATTCCGGCGCTTGTAATAAACCGTTGCGAATATTGACGATAAAACTGCGCTGGATAAATTCGCCGGCAGCCGTTGTTAAATCCTTTACATACAGGCGGCGCAATTCAGCGCGCAACGTATTGGTGGAGGCGAGTGTGGTATGGCCAAACTCCACAATGACCCGGTAATTTCCTTCAGGTACTGCTACCGAAAAATAAAAAGGATCGTTGTTATTGGTGGGGTGGGTTTGCAAATCAAAACCATAACCGCTTTGTTCTGTGTACTGCTGATCGGGGGAAACCTTGTGTTCACCACTGGCTCCTTGGTGATTATCAAACCGGAAAATTTGCGGTTGAGTGAAATCCAATTCTGCTGCGGGAGAGTGGCTCATAGTGTTGTTTGCTGTCGGTTGGGCGTTACACCCCAGGTTGCCGATGGCTGCCAAGAGGATGAAACACAGTGAAACAAGTGGCTGATTAATGATCATTGGAGCTTAACTCTGCTGTTATTTTTAGGGGTGATAATAACCAAGTGTCATGATTGGTCAATAAAAATTCGATACAAAATAGTCATAATCAATCAATAATGCGCATTCATTAGAAGAATACTTGTCGGAAATGACTGCTTTTCACGTAATATAGGATAAACCAGATAATTAAAACGAGAGATAACAATGAATACCACTCGACGTGATGCCATGAAATTCATGGCCTCCGCTGCCAGCCTTACTGCAGCGGCTCCCTACCTCAGTGCAACAGCGGCGGCCGGTGCAACTGCTGTAAGCAGTGTTGACTACACCATGAACAAACTTTGGCACGGTGTCTGTTATTACCCCGAGCTTTGGCCGGTGGAGGATATAGCGCGCGATATTGCCGAGATGAAAAAGTTGGGCATTAATGTCATTCGTATCGGTGAATTTACTTGGTCCACACTGGAGCCCCGCGAAGGAAAAATATCGACCCAATTTATGCGTGAGGTGATGGATAAATTTCACGCTGCTGATATCGCCGTGGTGTTTTGTACTCCCACGCCAACACCGCCGGTGTGGTTAACCCACGGTCATCCGGATCGTTTATTTGTGAACGCAGACGGTGAGCGTTTAATTCACGGTGCGCGTCAACATGTGAGTTATGAGCATCCGGCAGTGCGCAAAGCCTGTTTTCGTATAGTGGAAGCGATTGCAAAAAATCTGGGCGATCACCCGGCCATTATTGCCTGGCAAATTGACAATGAATTGAAGTGCCATGTCGCTGAGGATTTTAGTCCGGCCGCGATTGCGGCCTGGCATAAATGGTTGCAAAAACGCTATGTCACTATTGAGCGCTTAAATGAAGACTGGGGCACCCATATGTGGAGCACTCACTATCAATCTTTTGAGCAAGTACCTGCGCCGTTAAAAACACCGTTTTTGCACAATGCGTCATTAAGCACGGCGTATAGATTATTTAATCGCGAAAGTATTGCGGAGTTTTCCGATCTCCAGTGCGACATTATTCGCCAATATTCCAAAGCGCCCATTACTCACAATACCAACCCCGCATTTAATGTCAGCCATGAGCGCCTGTTTAAAAATCTGGATTTCGCCGCATACGATGCTTATCCCTCCAGCAAAGAATGGCAGGCACTGGTATTTCGCAGCGATATGTACCGCGCCGCAAAACCAGGCCGTCCGTTTTGGTTAATGGAAACCAGCGTGAGTCACAACGGTTGGCTTGGTAATCACAGTGCCATGCATCCGGACGGTTTTTTAAAAGCCGAAGCCGTTTTAGTTTATGGTTTGGGCGGGGAGGGCGTTAATTATTGGCTCTGGCGCCAGCAGCGCAGCGGTGCGGAAATTAGCCACAGCGCGGTGATGAGCAGTTGGTTTAAGCCCACCACCGGGTACGCACAAGTAAAACAAGTGGAGGCTGCGCGCAAACAGTTAGAGCCGTTAATGATAGCGA
Coding sequences within it:
- a CDS encoding rhamnogalacturonan acetylesterase; this encodes MSHSPAAELDFTQPQIFRFDNHQGASGEHKVSPDQQYTEQSGYGFDLQTHPTNNNDPFYFSVAVPEGNYRVIVEFGHTTLASTNTLRAELRRLYVKDLTTAAGEFIQRSFIVNIRNGLLQAPELNAPGATRVTLKELEQHRLHWDNKLTLEFNGAAPQVRSISLQQVNVPTVYLVGDSTVTDQPYEPAASWGQMLPYFFTAPLFKGEIAIANHAESGETMKSFITAGRFAKVLERMKAGDYLLIQFGHNDQKKQWPQTYVEATTTYKDYLNVFIAEARLRGATSVLITSMQRRTFNDQGKIVNSHGLYPQAVREVAREKNITLIDLDKMSVQLYEALGVNKAPLAFNDNGKDATHHNNYGAYQLARCVTESIRQSSLALAAQLSNQPAYHPAQPDPVEHFVLAPSPQASSLRPDGN
- a CDS encoding TonB-dependent receptor, translated to MKHTSFAINPLAAAVITLSLATAVQAQGNGDDQLEEVTVTGFRASLNTALMQKRESAAAVDSIVSEDIGKFPDSNLAESMQRIPGVALSRGDGGEGKNISVRGLGAEFTRVRINGMEGTSQTGSSDIYGAGNAGRSFDFNVFPSEIFSELTVRKTPSADIEEGSLGATVDLKAPKPLSFSEELTMTGTLRGVYNEVSESTDPRMSGLIAKKFADDTFGVLVSFAHSERNIREVGYSAVNILPSYVNGGFCSPVGYTGTQVPATNAAKGADALNCSTGNPRTGSIEAYELMRTTTGVSGSFGGGVFMPRIPRYLNSEQDAERTGGSITLEWEPNENTNISLDNLHSKYDVVRRDNYIDALSFARNANNNGQPMVSVKELEIDDKGSLVYGLFDGVDLRSESLVDRFTSTFRQTNLNVTHNFSDDFEMNILLGNSMSEFDNPERLTVNLDAIDTDNYVMDFRNGGNIPLLQYGVDVNDPSIFQYGAGLADGTVLGNWNTRNLTRTTENTTAEANFTWQINETYKLKFGAQSRESDYKTRSRIVAPAFTATRNLPAGVSVSDFTLSVNGVNDVLGSGTLGDYVGVDHEKWKEAVGFDDFVWCGAECGAQSPEVNEKINSAFVMTEFNFDTLAMPIRGDLGVRYVETDQESLGFVPTAAPAGSAYPTVANPVTVGRKYDDLLPSTNIVVEINPSLLARFSFAEVMSRPELGLLIPSGSMNPTTRTASVGNPFLEPIRAKTYDAGLEWYFDEGALASVAYFEKDIDTYIQSISSLVPYTELGLPTTLLEGSAATATDLFTVNRSTNTEGGPLKGYELNLQLPFTFLPGFWQDFGLLANYTHVTSDIDYVLQSANGVPTLTTTNDLIGLSKDAASTTIYYENDAFSFRTTGSYRSGYLRAIPSGGNDSDVLGNKSTFFVDASASYNLTDNVKLIVEAQNLTDERNTLYIDSNRQDTLFETVIGRTLTVGVSAKF
- a CDS encoding beta-galactosidase; the encoded protein is MNTTRRDAMKFMASAASLTAAAPYLSATAAAGATAVSSVDYTMNKLWHGVCYYPELWPVEDIARDIAEMKKLGINVIRIGEFTWSTLEPREGKISTQFMREVMDKFHAADIAVVFCTPTPTPPVWLTHGHPDRLFVNADGERLIHGARQHVSYEHPAVRKACFRIVEAIAKNLGDHPAIIAWQIDNELKCHVAEDFSPAAIAAWHKWLQKRYVTIERLNEDWGTHMWSTHYQSFEQVPAPLKTPFLHNASLSTAYRLFNRESIAEFSDLQCDIIRQYSKAPITHNTNPAFNVSHERLFKNLDFAAYDAYPSSKEWQALVFRSDMYRAAKPGRPFWLMETSVSHNGWLGNHSAMHPDGFLKAEAVLVYGLGGEGVNYWLWRQQRSGAEISHSAVMSSWFKPTTGYAQVKQVEAARKQLEPLMIASKPLVPEIAVTWSDHARAMIETEAMDKEPGFPETYGGLVQLWHGLLFEQGYHRDVRFEGATLEGLKLLITPAMPYVSEEFLQRVIAFVKAGGVWLIAPGTGTRTREHTVHTDSGMGLLDAVAGVETQYVFPLTATGITGTAGDKTLNFTGWCAAVTAATSDTKVLGTLNSPLVPGTAFLTERRLGKGKVVLLSAHPTGDEGKVFIKNLIQGYAQALNIATPFVATQGTVVCPRVDKQGKHLWVIINMDGVGGTVNIPANTRDAITGQIVATTQLQLGAYEWRVVSV